In Vicinamibacteria bacterium, a single genomic region encodes these proteins:
- the rpsR gene encoding 30S ribosomal protein S18, whose product MSFSGGGFRGGGGRGGAKPAGDRGGRGGAAAKDAGKRYFFRRRKVCKFCADKIDYVDYKDVKLLSSFVPERGKILPRRMFGTCAEHQRKLTLAIKRARNIALLPFAAE is encoded by the coding sequence GTGAGCTTCTCGGGAGGCGGATTTCGGGGCGGGGGCGGCCGCGGGGGGGCGAAGCCCGCGGGGGACAGGGGCGGTCGCGGGGGCGCGGCCGCCAAGGACGCGGGCAAGCGGTACTTCTTTCGTCGCCGCAAGGTCTGCAAGTTCTGCGCGGACAAGATCGACTACGTGGACTACAAGGACGTCAAGCTGCTGTCGTCCTTCGTCCCCGAAAGGGGGAAGATCCTACCCCGCCGGATGTTCGGGACCTGCGCGGAGCACCAGCGGAAGCTCACCCTCGCCATCAAGCGGGCCCGCAACATCGCCCTCTTGCCCTTCGCCGCGGAGTAG
- a CDS encoding ribose-phosphate pyrophosphokinase translates to MSQELKVFTGSAHPRLGEGIARSLGIPLGRAHLSRFSDGEVWFQIQDNVRGADVFVVQPTAPPVNENLMELLVMLDAFKRSSASRLTAVIPYYGYARQDRKDKPRVPISAKLVADLISTAGTDRILTMDLHASQIQGFFDVPVDHLFAAPVIMDYVSRLKLPRLTVVSPDAGGVERARAYAKRLEAALAIVDKRRETPNVAEIHHVIGDVEGRTALIVDDIVDTAGTLAKVAEAIKEAGASEVLASSSHAVLSGNAMEKIERSPLSKLIVTDSIPVSLEKRRSEKIVVLSVAELLGKAIKNIHEETSVTSLFV, encoded by the coding sequence ATGAGCCAAGAGCTGAAGGTATTCACGGGAAGCGCTCACCCCCGGCTGGGCGAGGGCATCGCCCGCTCGCTGGGGATCCCTCTGGGCCGCGCCCACCTTTCACGATTCAGCGACGGCGAGGTCTGGTTCCAGATCCAGGACAACGTGCGGGGGGCGGACGTCTTCGTGGTTCAACCCACCGCCCCCCCCGTGAACGAGAACCTGATGGAGCTTTTGGTCATGCTCGATGCCTTCAAACGCTCGAGCGCCTCCCGCTTGACGGCGGTGATCCCCTACTACGGCTACGCTCGCCAGGACCGCAAGGACAAGCCCCGGGTGCCCATCTCCGCCAAGCTCGTGGCGGACCTGATCTCCACCGCCGGCACCGACCGCATCCTGACCATGGACCTGCACGCTTCCCAGATCCAGGGCTTCTTCGACGTGCCCGTGGATCACCTCTTCGCCGCCCCCGTGATCATGGACTACGTTTCCCGGCTCAAGCTGCCCCGGCTGACCGTGGTCTCGCCCGACGCGGGAGGAGTGGAGCGGGCCCGGGCCTACGCCAAGAGGCTGGAGGCCGCCCTGGCCATCGTTGACAAGCGGCGCGAGACTCCCAACGTGGCCGAGATCCACCACGTGATCGGGGACGTGGAGGGACGCACGGCCCTCATCGTGGACGACATCGTGGATACGGCGGGGACTCTGGCCAAGGTGGCGGAGGCCATCAAGGAAGCGGGGGCGAGCGAGGTGCTCGCGTCCTCCTCCCACGCGGTCCTCTCCGGCAACGCCATGGAGAAGATCGAGCGGAGCCCCCTCTCCAAGCTCATCGTTACCGACTCCATCCCCGTCTCCCTGGAGAAGCGCCGTTCGGAGAAGATCGTGGTCCTCTCCGTGGCCGAGCTGCTGGGGAAGGCCATCAAGAACATCCACGAGGAGACCTCGGTCACGAGCCTATTCGTCTAG
- the spoVG gene encoding septation regulator SpoVG produces the protein MEITDVKVIPVDDEKLKAFVSIVFDACFVVTDIKIIHGPKGLFVSMPSKKRKDGTFKDIAHPLNNQMRQYLEEKVLSVYKQQVAAAPAAPGGSPGGETPPGSDQTSTRDASQA, from the coding sequence ATGGAGATCACGGACGTCAAGGTCATCCCCGTGGATGATGAGAAGCTCAAGGCTTTCGTATCGATTGTCTTCGACGCGTGCTTCGTCGTCACCGATATCAAGATCATCCATGGTCCTAAGGGCCTGTTCGTGTCCATGCCGAGCAAGAAGCGGAAGGACGGCACGTTCAAGGACATCGCCCATCCGCTGAACAACCAGATGCGGCAGTACCTCGAGGAGAAGGTCCTCTCGGTCTACAAGCAGCAGGTGGCCGCGGCCCCCGCCGCGCCCGGGGGGTCTCCGGGCGGCGAGACCCCTCCCGGCTCCGACCAGACTTCGACGCGGGACGCCTCTCAAGCGTAG
- a CDS encoding DUF2232 domain-containing protein — translation MSEPERLSALAERGDPRPVGLWAAGVSAALLYSVSLFSPYLSPLAFVSAFPLIVQRLRGGLGGALLATLGAASVVAFVFSPSQAGVFCCFLAAPGLLMGEAMARGRGMVRGCGWAFALLSLEISAVLIFASGWMEAHALEPLEQLRSTAFVKDLTPERLAEWTEQVTTLHDAMAVVYPAFYIILGAFVVLANAALLRFYLARRDPGWLDGDEFEGIRWPLGLAVAFVVSGASVALPLLRPAAYNVLLVLAFFFALEGLAVVAFYSRRLAGPPLLRVAVVILVLANPWASQILALLGLFDIWIDFRKWAEPPATGA, via the coding sequence ATGAGCGAGCCGGAACGCCTGTCGGCGCTGGCGGAGAGGGGCGACCCGCGGCCGGTCGGCCTCTGGGCGGCGGGCGTCTCCGCCGCCCTGCTCTACTCGGTGTCCCTGTTCTCGCCTTACCTCTCTCCCCTCGCCTTCGTTTCCGCCTTCCCCCTCATCGTGCAGCGCCTGCGCGGGGGACTGGGCGGCGCCCTGCTCGCCACCCTGGGCGCGGCCTCGGTCGTGGCCTTCGTCTTCTCTCCCAGCCAGGCCGGGGTCTTCTGCTGTTTTCTGGCCGCTCCCGGCCTGCTCATGGGCGAGGCCATGGCCCGGGGCCGCGGAATGGTGCGGGGCTGCGGCTGGGCCTTCGCCCTCCTGAGCCTGGAGATCTCGGCCGTCCTCATCTTCGCGAGCGGATGGATGGAGGCGCACGCCTTGGAGCCGCTGGAGCAGCTGCGCTCGACCGCCTTCGTTAAGGACTTGACCCCGGAGAGGCTGGCGGAGTGGACGGAACAGGTGACGACCCTGCACGACGCGATGGCCGTCGTCTATCCCGCCTTCTACATCATCCTGGGGGCCTTCGTGGTCTTGGCCAACGCGGCCCTCCTTCGCTTCTACTTGGCCCGACGCGACCCCGGCTGGCTGGATGGGGACGAGTTCGAGGGGATCCGGTGGCCGCTGGGCCTGGCCGTGGCCTTCGTGGTCTCCGGGGCCTCGGTGGCGCTTCCCCTCCTGCGTCCGGCGGCCTACAACGTGCTGCTCGTCCTGGCCTTCTTCTTCGCCCTCGAGGGCCTGGCCGTGGTGGCCTTCTATTCGCGTCGGCTCGCGGGTCCGCCCCTCCTGCGGGTGGCGGTGGTGATCCTCGTGCTCGCGAACCCCTGGGCCTCCCAGATCCTGGCCCTGTTGGGTCTCTTCGACATCTGGATCGATTTTCGCAAGTGGGCGGAGCCCCCCGCCACCGGGGCCTGA
- a CDS encoding 50S ribosomal protein L25 gives MPEIVVAAESRTDTGKNANRRLRTRGLMPGVLYAPSKKAVPVAVSPKEIGSILRSAKGENTLFELDLEGKRRKVILKEFQREPVKGRLLHADFYEVALDQVLAVKVHVELQGVPVGVKAQGGIVDFVTRELEIECLPADIPEKIEVDVSHLELGKHVRVSELKLSDKIKVRTDPELVIAHVVAPRAEEAPTAVAEAAVAEAEAATAEPEVIKKGKPAAEGEVTEEKPDKGEKKERPDKKEKAEKKEKK, from the coding sequence ATGCCTGAGATTGTGGTCGCGGCCGAGAGCCGCACCGATACCGGAAAGAACGCCAACCGGCGCCTGCGCACCCGGGGCCTCATGCCCGGCGTGCTCTACGCGCCGAGCAAGAAGGCGGTGCCCGTGGCCGTCTCCCCCAAGGAGATCGGGTCCATCCTGCGCAGCGCCAAGGGCGAGAACACCCTCTTCGAGCTGGACCTGGAGGGCAAGCGCCGCAAGGTCATCCTCAAGGAGTTCCAGCGCGAGCCCGTTAAGGGCCGCCTCCTGCACGCCGACTTCTACGAAGTGGCCCTGGACCAGGTCCTGGCGGTCAAGGTCCACGTGGAGCTCCAGGGCGTGCCGGTGGGGGTCAAGGCCCAGGGCGGAATCGTGGATTTCGTGACCCGCGAGCTGGAGATCGAGTGCCTGCCCGCGGACATCCCGGAGAAGATCGAGGTGGATGTGTCCCACCTCGAGCTGGGCAAGCACGTGCGGGTCTCGGAGCTCAAGCTCTCCGACAAGATCAAGGTCCGGACCGATCCCGAGCTCGTGATCGCGCACGTGGTGGCGCCGCGGGCGGAGGAGGCTCCGACGGCGGTGGCGGAGGCAGCGGTGGCGGAGGCGGAGGCCGCGACCGCGGAGCCGGAGGTCATCAAGAAGGGCAAGCCGGCGGCGGAGGGCGAGGTCACGGAGGAGAAGCCGGACAAGGGCGAGAAGAAGGAGAGGCCGGACAAGAAGGAAAAGGCCGAGAAGAAGGAGAAGAAGTAG
- the rplI gene encoding 50S ribosomal protein L9: MEVILRQDVEKLGQRGQVVKVAEGYGRNFLLPRGLAMAVTEANQAMIAKERKAHEARQAKEKAQCESVAARIGSLRFIAPRKVGENDALYGSVTSGDIGEFLKAKGIEIDKRKVLLDEPIKVLGEHDVRIKLHPEVIAGLKVLVTKEG, from the coding sequence ATGGAAGTGATCCTGAGGCAAGACGTGGAGAAGCTGGGCCAGCGGGGGCAGGTGGTGAAGGTTGCGGAGGGGTACGGCCGGAACTTCCTTCTGCCCCGCGGCCTGGCCATGGCCGTGACGGAAGCCAACCAGGCCATGATCGCCAAGGAGCGCAAGGCCCACGAGGCCCGCCAGGCCAAGGAGAAGGCGCAGTGCGAGTCCGTGGCCGCCCGCATCGGTTCCTTGCGCTTCATCGCCCCCCGCAAGGTGGGCGAGAATGACGCGCTCTACGGCTCCGTGACCTCGGGCGACATCGGCGAGTTCCTGAAGGCCAAAGGCATCGAGATCGACAAGCGAAAGGTGCTGCTCGACGAGCCCATCAAGGTCCTGGGCGAGCACGACGTGCGCATCAAGCTCCATCCCGAGGTGATTGCGGGCTTGAAGGTCCTGGTGACGAAGGAAGGATAG
- the pth gene encoding aminoacyl-tRNA hydrolase produces MVVGLGNPGERYRRTRHNVGFMAVDALAARGRGPRGREEQGAWVVEAELGDEGVLLVKPLSFMNRSGEPVNALLASRDAGPQDLVVVVDDAALDLGVLRVRERGSHGGHNGLRSLIDVLGTDEFARVRVGIKKGELPPDLADYVLSDFPPDDVLVVQEAVGWAADAAECVIREGVVAAMNRFNGPRKA; encoded by the coding sequence CTGGTCGTCGGTCTCGGCAATCCCGGAGAGCGCTACCGGCGCACGCGGCACAACGTGGGCTTCATGGCCGTGGACGCCCTCGCCGCCCGCGGCCGCGGGCCCCGCGGCCGCGAGGAGCAGGGGGCGTGGGTGGTGGAGGCCGAGCTGGGAGACGAGGGGGTGTTGCTCGTCAAGCCCCTCTCCTTCATGAACCGGAGCGGGGAACCGGTGAACGCCCTCCTCGCCTCCCGGGACGCTGGCCCCCAGGACCTGGTGGTGGTCGTGGACGACGCCGCCCTGGACCTAGGGGTGCTCCGCGTTCGGGAGCGGGGGAGCCACGGTGGCCACAACGGCCTCCGCTCCCTCATCGACGTTCTGGGGACCGACGAGTTCGCCCGGGTGCGGGTGGGGATCAAGAAGGGCGAGTTGCCGCCGGACCTGGCCGATTATGTGCTGTCGGACTTCCCCCCGGACGACGTGCTGGTCGTGCAGGAGGCGGTCGGCTGGGCCGCGGACGCGGCGGAATGCGTGATCCGGGAGGGCGTGGTGGCGGCCATGAACCGCTTCAACGGCCCCCGCAAGGCGTGA
- the dnaB gene encoding replicative DNA helicase: MATEVVPTDGRALPHNPEAERTVLGAVLVDNAAFNSAAELLTREDFYREAHRRIFDAMAALTERSQPIDLVTLKDELVRGAALEAVGGAAYLGSLMDGVPRITNVEQWSRIIKEKAVLRNLIHASNRIVQSCYEAEDEAALILDRAEKSIFDIAERRIRQGFVGIREIVKESFRTIDQLSQSKELISGLATGFVDLDERTSGLQKGDLIIVAARPAMGKTSFCLNIAQHASMRAGETVGLFSLEMSKEQLVLRMLCADARVDAHRLRTGKLQEKDWARLAKAYADLSESRIFIDDSASLTPLEMRAKARRLKAEHGLGLIVVDYLQLVSGPGRAENRQQEISSISRSLKGLAKELSVPVLALSQLSRAPEARTDRRPQLSDLRECVRGETLVLMADGSRERIRDLVGTTPEVLALEGEGVVRARSDKIWRVGRRPVFDVELASGRRVQATARHRLFGARGWVRVGSLVPGDRLAIAPETPPRPKASGLPPALRGPWWDRVLSVRPAGEVEVFDLTVPGPESWLADGIVSHNSGALEQDADLVMFIYREEEYKASEENRGIAEIIIGKQRNGPTGTLKLAFIKEFTRFENYEWRPSS, from the coding sequence TTGGCCACCGAGGTCGTTCCCACGGACGGGAGGGCGCTACCCCACAACCCCGAGGCGGAGAGGACCGTTCTCGGGGCGGTCCTCGTGGACAACGCGGCCTTCAACTCCGCGGCCGAGCTCCTCACCCGGGAGGATTTCTACCGGGAGGCTCACCGCCGGATCTTCGACGCCATGGCCGCCCTCACCGAGCGCAGCCAGCCCATCGACCTCGTCACCCTCAAGGACGAGCTGGTGCGGGGGGCCGCCCTGGAGGCGGTGGGGGGGGCCGCCTATCTGGGCAGCCTCATGGACGGCGTCCCCCGCATCACCAACGTCGAGCAGTGGAGCCGGATCATCAAGGAGAAGGCGGTTCTCCGGAACCTGATCCACGCCAGCAACCGCATCGTTCAGTCCTGCTACGAGGCCGAGGACGAGGCGGCGCTCATCCTGGACCGGGCCGAGAAGTCGATCTTCGACATCGCGGAGCGGCGTATCCGCCAGGGTTTCGTGGGCATCCGGGAGATCGTCAAGGAGAGCTTCCGCACCATCGACCAGCTCTCCCAGTCCAAGGAGCTCATCAGCGGCCTGGCCACGGGCTTCGTGGACCTGGACGAGAGGACGAGCGGACTCCAGAAAGGGGACCTGATCATCGTGGCCGCCCGCCCGGCCATGGGCAAGACCTCGTTCTGCCTGAACATCGCCCAGCACGCTTCCATGCGGGCGGGGGAGACGGTCGGGCTCTTCTCGCTGGAGATGTCCAAGGAGCAGCTCGTGCTCCGCATGCTCTGCGCCGACGCGCGGGTGGACGCGCACCGCCTGCGCACGGGCAAGCTCCAGGAGAAGGACTGGGCGCGACTGGCCAAGGCCTACGCCGACCTCTCCGAGTCCCGGATCTTCATCGACGACTCCGCCAGCCTGACCCCTCTGGAGATGCGGGCTAAGGCCCGCCGCCTGAAGGCGGAGCACGGCTTAGGGCTGATCGTGGTCGATTACCTGCAGCTCGTCTCCGGCCCCGGCCGGGCCGAGAACCGGCAGCAGGAGATCTCCTCCATCAGCCGGTCCTTGAAGGGCCTGGCCAAGGAGTTGTCGGTTCCGGTTTTGGCCCTCTCCCAGCTCTCCCGCGCCCCCGAGGCTCGCACCGACCGGCGTCCCCAGCTCTCGGACCTGCGGGAATGCGTGCGGGGCGAGACGCTCGTGCTCATGGCCGACGGCTCGCGCGAGCGCATCCGCGACCTGGTGGGAACGACCCCCGAGGTCCTGGCCCTGGAGGGGGAGGGGGTCGTCCGCGCCCGGAGCGACAAGATCTGGAGGGTGGGCCGGCGCCCGGTCTTTGACGTGGAGCTGGCCAGCGGGCGCAGGGTCCAGGCCACGGCCCGCCACCGCCTCTTCGGGGCCCGGGGTTGGGTGCGCGTGGGGAGCCTGGTGCCCGGTGACCGCCTCGCCATTGCGCCCGAGACCCCACCGCGGCCGAAGGCGTCGGGCCTCCCGCCCGCGCTCCGCGGCCCGTGGTGGGACCGGGTGCTCTCGGTCCGGCCCGCGGGCGAGGTGGAGGTCTTCGATCTCACCGTGCCCGGCCCGGAGTCCTGGCTGGCGGACGGCATCGTGAGTCACAACTCGGGAGCCCTCGAGCAGGACGCCGACCTCGTGATGTTCATTTACCGCGAAGAAGAGTACAAGGCCTCGGAGGAGAACCGGGGCATCGCCGAGATCATCATCGGCAAGCAGCGCAACGGGCCCACGGGGACGCTGAAGCTGGCCTTCATCAAGGAGTTCACGCGCTTCGAGAACTACGAGTGGCGGCCGTCCTCCTGA
- the alr gene encoding alanine racemase: MPVVTSEAQLSRLRSAWARVDLQRLRANYRAVAGFSSVPLMPVVKADAYGHGAVAMARAFEALGPPMLAVAYPEEGAVLRAAGVRLPIVLLSPFGRGQGPMVVEQNLTPAITTPGNLEEILAVAKTAGRRLPVHVKIDTGMNRLGFDDAGFLAAARRLADSGRIEVEGAMTHLASADEDPEVTAAQLDRFDAALEALAAAGIRPPWVHAVNSAGLLELRPTHTVARCGLLLFGLRPRPIAPELMVRPVMTVSASLARVVEVPAGTPVSYGGRWVAGRASRIGTLPIGYADGVPRTEAMRERGYLAVRGRPAPVAGSVCMDLTMVDLTDHPEVGDSEEAVLFGDSPTAWDVADWAGTTAWQVLTAVGGRVPRVYVEDGRVVELDSPYL, from the coding sequence GTGCCGGTGGTGACGTCCGAAGCACAGCTCTCTCGCCTGCGGTCGGCGTGGGCGCGGGTGGACCTTCAGCGTCTGCGCGCGAACTACCGCGCGGTGGCGGGTTTCTCTTCGGTCCCCCTCATGCCCGTGGTCAAGGCGGACGCCTACGGGCACGGGGCGGTGGCCATGGCCCGCGCCTTCGAGGCCCTTGGCCCGCCCATGCTCGCGGTGGCTTATCCCGAGGAGGGCGCGGTCCTCCGGGCCGCGGGCGTGCGCCTGCCCATCGTCCTCCTCTCGCCCTTCGGCCGTGGCCAGGGGCCGATGGTGGTGGAGCAGAACCTCACCCCCGCCATCACCACCCCCGGGAATCTGGAGGAGATCCTGGCCGTCGCCAAAACCGCGGGGCGCCGGCTGCCCGTCCACGTGAAGATCGACACCGGCATGAACCGACTCGGGTTCGACGACGCCGGGTTCCTGGCCGCCGCCCGGCGCCTCGCCGATTCCGGCCGCATCGAGGTGGAAGGAGCCATGACCCACCTCGCATCCGCGGACGAAGACCCCGAGGTCACGGCGGCCCAGCTCGATCGTTTCGACGCCGCCCTCGAGGCCCTGGCCGCGGCCGGCATCCGCCCCCCGTGGGTCCACGCCGTGAACAGCGCCGGCCTCCTCGAGCTCCGCCCCACCCACACCGTTGCCCGCTGCGGGCTGCTCCTCTTCGGCCTCCGCCCCCGGCCGATTGCGCCCGAGCTCATGGTGAGGCCGGTGATGACGGTATCGGCGTCCCTGGCCCGGGTGGTCGAGGTGCCGGCGGGGACGCCGGTGTCCTACGGGGGCCGGTGGGTCGCGGGGCGGGCCTCCCGGATCGGAACCTTGCCCATCGGGTACGCGGACGGGGTCCCCCGTACGGAGGCCATGCGGGAGCGGGGCTACTTGGCTGTCCGGGGCCGCCCTGCGCCCGTGGCCGGGAGCGTGTGCATGGACCTGACCATGGTGGACCTCACCGATCACCCCGAGGTGGGAGACTCGGAGGAGGCGGTGCTGTTCGGCGACTCGCCCACCGCCTGGGACGTGGCGGACTGGGCGGGCACGACCGCCTGGCAGGTCCTGACCGCGGTTGGGGGGCGCGTGCCCCGCGTCTATGTGGAGGACGGCCGCGTGGTGGAGCTGGACTCGCCCTACTTGTGA
- a CDS encoding tetratricopeptide repeat protein has protein sequence MMNPALIVLAAQIASPPPARASLEARRAEAYYHFSLGLQARLTGDTETSLEEYRRAQKLDGGSSAIRVETARLLRESGRLDEALAEAKEAVRLEEDNADAHLILGQLYQLRTEGAGAEQALRRAAAEYEVVVRLQPTDGNTIHALANVYGQLQEHKDAARVWQLFLALDASSFDPQIRFDAQVQFGTQLLAAGDSEAAAAALKKAVEMQPSVRAYQALGEIYAHAQQTDQAILHYRKALEIEPGNLRVHLGLGDILQRARRYPEALAEAEAVLLADPKNRYALDLKGRILRDLKEFDKADEAAEEVLVQDASDLKAAYLKVTIAEARRDFPAAATQLEAILARSRSGEDPQESASNDRVFLIHLGFAYQQQNRHADAAAAFGRAKRVGGDPDATLLGYHAEALLLAKDLERALTETRAARARFPDDPDLASLEATVLREKGDLKGALTVVEALRQKSPEDPKVLLQVADFYRKARKFSEAEAALRKAHELEPKSLPVLFQLGAVLERQKRLDEAERFFREALKLEPDSAAILNYLGYMNADRNVRVEEAMGLLEKALALDPGSGAYLDSLGWAQYRLNRLELAEENVRKALEQQGSSAVILDHLGDILGRRGHVAEAMTLWQKALQGEDEEGELDRAGVERKIREAQTLLHAHDQKSP, from the coding sequence ATGATGAACCCGGCCTTGATCGTGTTGGCGGCCCAGATCGCGTCGCCACCCCCGGCCAGGGCTTCCCTGGAAGCCCGCCGGGCCGAGGCCTACTATCACTTCAGCCTGGGGCTCCAGGCCCGGCTGACCGGCGATACGGAGACCTCGCTCGAGGAGTACCGGAGGGCGCAGAAGCTCGACGGGGGCTCGTCCGCGATCCGAGTGGAGACGGCGCGTCTGCTCCGCGAGTCGGGCCGCCTGGACGAGGCCCTGGCCGAGGCCAAGGAGGCGGTGCGCCTGGAGGAGGACAACGCCGACGCCCACCTGATCCTGGGCCAGCTCTACCAGCTGCGCACCGAGGGTGCGGGCGCAGAGCAGGCCCTGCGGCGCGCGGCCGCGGAGTACGAGGTGGTCGTGCGCCTCCAGCCCACGGACGGCAACACCATTCATGCCCTGGCCAACGTGTACGGCCAGCTTCAGGAGCACAAGGACGCGGCCCGGGTATGGCAGCTCTTCTTGGCCCTCGACGCCAGCAGCTTCGACCCCCAGATCCGCTTCGACGCCCAAGTCCAGTTCGGCACCCAGCTCTTGGCGGCCGGAGACAGCGAGGCGGCGGCGGCTGCCCTCAAGAAGGCCGTCGAGATGCAGCCCTCCGTGCGGGCATACCAGGCCCTGGGCGAGATCTACGCGCACGCCCAGCAAACTGACCAGGCCATCCTCCACTATCGCAAGGCTCTCGAGATCGAGCCCGGCAACCTGCGGGTGCACCTGGGCCTGGGTGACATCCTGCAGCGGGCCCGGCGGTACCCGGAGGCCCTGGCCGAGGCGGAGGCGGTTCTTCTCGCCGATCCCAAGAACCGTTACGCCCTCGACCTGAAGGGCCGCATCCTCCGCGACCTGAAAGAATTCGACAAAGCGGACGAGGCGGCGGAAGAGGTACTGGTCCAGGATGCGAGCGACCTCAAGGCGGCCTACCTCAAGGTCACGATCGCGGAGGCTCGGCGAGACTTCCCCGCCGCCGCCACCCAGCTCGAGGCGATCCTGGCCCGGAGCCGGAGCGGGGAGGACCCTCAGGAGAGCGCGAGCAACGACCGGGTCTTCTTGATCCACCTCGGCTTCGCCTACCAGCAGCAGAACCGGCACGCGGACGCGGCCGCGGCCTTCGGACGGGCCAAGCGGGTCGGAGGAGATCCCGACGCGACCCTCCTCGGCTACCACGCGGAGGCCCTCCTCCTGGCCAAGGACCTGGAACGGGCCCTGACCGAGACCCGGGCCGCCCGCGCGCGCTTCCCCGACGATCCCGATCTCGCGAGCCTGGAAGCCACGGTCCTGCGCGAGAAGGGGGATCTCAAGGGGGCCCTCACCGTGGTGGAGGCGCTGCGCCAGAAGTCGCCCGAGGACCCCAAGGTGCTGCTGCAGGTGGCGGACTTCTACCGGAAGGCGCGCAAGTTCTCGGAGGCGGAGGCCGCCCTCCGGAAGGCGCATGAGCTCGAGCCCAAGAGCCTGCCCGTGCTCTTCCAGCTCGGGGCCGTGCTCGAGCGGCAGAAGCGCCTCGACGAGGCGGAGCGTTTCTTCCGCGAGGCCCTGAAGCTGGAGCCCGACTCCGCGGCCATCCTCAACTACCTGGGCTACATGAACGCGGACCGCAACGTGCGGGTGGAGGAGGCGATGGGCCTGCTCGAGAAGGCCCTGGCCCTCGACCCCGGCAGCGGAGCCTACCTCGACAGCCTGGGTTGGGCCCAGTACCGCCTGAACCGCCTGGAGCTGGCGGAGGAGAACGTGCGCAAGGCCCTTGAGCAGCAAGGGAGCAGTGCGGTCATCCTCGACCACCTGGGCGACATCCTCGGGCGTCGCGGCCACGTGGCCGAGGCCATGACCCTCTGGCAAAAGGCCCTCCAGGGTGAGGACGAGGAGGGAGAGCTCGATCGGGCCGGCGTCGAGCGCAAGATCCGTGAGGCCCAGACCCTCCTGCACGCCCACGACCAGAAGAGTCCGTAG
- the ispE gene encoding 4-(cytidine 5'-diphospho)-2-C-methyl-D-erythritol kinase: MRALRVPSFAKLNLGLEVLGSRADGYHELRTLFQTIDLHDDIVLRPLPREIRVRCDHPQVPADESNLAVRAALELRRHARLGHGVEIVITKRIPVAGGLGGGSSNAAAVLMGLDRLWKLGLGPAGLHPLARRLGADVPFFLLGGTALGLARGDEVYPLKRQVQAHVVVVDPGVPVSTAAVFRRLDASLTPRENSTTIFRFVSSDLEGDGGWRLLSNDLEEAALEEAPVLVQQGRRIRGVLVQNGALWAALSGSGSSFFGLFDDARRARQAQAALAKEGFTVSRARTLSLDQYRRRWSRVRCR; this comes from the coding sequence TTGAGGGCGCTCCGCGTGCCGTCGTTCGCGAAGCTGAACCTCGGCCTGGAGGTGCTCGGCTCTCGCGCGGACGGCTACCACGAGCTCAGGACGCTGTTCCAGACCATCGACCTCCATGACGACATCGTGCTGCGGCCGCTCCCGCGCGAGATCCGGGTCCGCTGCGACCACCCGCAGGTGCCCGCGGACGAGAGCAACCTGGCGGTGCGGGCCGCCCTCGAGCTGCGGCGCCACGCGCGGCTCGGCCACGGGGTCGAGATCGTGATCACCAAGCGGATCCCGGTGGCGGGTGGCCTCGGGGGTGGCAGCAGCAACGCCGCCGCCGTGCTCATGGGCCTGGATCGGCTCTGGAAGCTGGGCCTGGGGCCGGCCGGACTCCACCCCCTGGCCCGCCGCCTGGGGGCGGACGTGCCCTTCTTCCTCCTGGGGGGCACGGCGCTCGGGCTGGCCCGGGGAGACGAGGTCTACCCCCTCAAGCGACAGGTGCAGGCCCACGTGGTGGTCGTGGACCCCGGGGTGCCGGTCTCGACGGCCGCGGTGTTCCGGCGTTTGGACGCAAGTTTGACACCCCGCGAAAACAGTACTACGATTTTTCGCTTTGTATCGAGCGACTTGGAGGGGGATGGGGGATGGAGGCTCCTCTCCAACGACCTCGAGGAGGCGGCCCTGGAGGAAGCCCCCGTCCTGGTGCAGCAGGGGAGGCGGATCCGGGGCGTGCTGGTCCAGAACGGCGCCCTTTGGGCGGCCCTCTCCGGGAGCGGGTCGTCCTTCTTTGGTCTCTTCGACGACGCCCGCCGGGCCCGCCAGGCCCAGGCGGCGCTAGCCAAGGAAGGCTTCACCGTCTCTCGCGCGCGGACGCTGTCTCTGGACCAGTATCGAAGACGTTGGTCGCGGGTACGATGTCGTTAG
- the rpsF gene encoding 30S ribosomal protein S6, protein MSDRVYEILFIADPNLGEPEVDTLTALIQGYIEKEGGRIQKVEKWGKKRLAYVIGRHREGSYVLIVTEGQASLIKEVERRIRVTDGVVKFMTVRVDEELRKAERRRARRAAGDEKRRGRTTERPAAAPVEGEVPL, encoded by the coding sequence GTGAGCGACCGTGTTTACGAGATCCTGTTCATTGCCGACCCCAACCTCGGAGAGCCGGAGGTGGATACCCTGACCGCCCTCATCCAGGGCTACATCGAGAAGGAGGGGGGGCGCATCCAGAAGGTCGAGAAGTGGGGGAAGAAGCGCCTGGCCTACGTCATCGGCCGGCACCGCGAGGGCTCCTACGTGCTCATCGTGACGGAGGGCCAGGCGAGCCTGATCAAGGAAGTCGAGCGACGCATCCGAGTGACGGACGGTGTGGTCAAGTTCATGACCGTGCGCGTCGACGAGGAGCTGCGCAAGGCGGAGCGACGCCGGGCCCGACGGGCAGCGGGAGACGAGAAGAGGAGGGGGCGGACCACGGAACGCCCAGCGGCGGCCCCCGTGGAGGGTGAGGTGCCACTGTGA